TTTTTTCGAGTAAATCTACTTTGTCATCTCCCAGCATTCGACGTTGTATTTTCGTCATGGAAAGGCACCGTCAAATCAAATGCTCGATGGTCTCTTCTTCTCCATTaaactttttgtaataattatccCCACCTCTATAGTATTTTATATACAGTGATCACTTAAATGGTTTTCTAGATTGGTGATGATTCATGAAATTTCCTATATATTCTTCTAATTTAAAAGTTCATAGGTATTTCCTCTACGCTTATTCTGATAATACTCacaatgaatattattaattattttctctttgcTATAAACGTATTGGTCTGATAGCGATTGCACAACTCGAAATCATTCATAGTTCAATTAGTTTCAATAGTTTCGTACAAGTCTCTACTGAAGCTGCATAGATTTATCGATATAGAAGTGCAACAATAAGCATTAGAAAACtgtaattatattaaatgtCTCCATTAAATATCAAAGTGTAGTTTAACTGAACCAGataacaattttatatcaaaagttTTCCTCATGACTTTGGCATAAAATCACGCCACTGGCTGCAGTTAGATAAGTATTAAAGAAAAGTATATACACGAAACCGGATTGGTGCATTGTATAAGCTGATCATATTCAggaattttcacaaaaatcgtAACGGAACAAAACCTTCAGAAGTAAGGAACTCTATGTATAAATTGTTTTAGATTCTTTTATGACGATAGGGGACACATTTTCTTCAATCTTTCAGtttgttttctcctttttttatctttaatcaTTATCTGGAACATAATGTTATTTCTTACTTCAAGCACTAGTTCTTGAAATTTTGACTAACACATATTGTTTTGAGCTTCACCCAGTACGTTATCTTCTTGTGTGTTATATCAGTATTTCTAGCTATAGATagcttttcttttttattttaccaCATTTCTCTAtatctattttctttttagtttctcaatttttaaatgatatcaATAATATTGTATATACAAATCTAATTAAAAGCTACCATCtgttctaatttattattaatgttattgGGAGACTCAAACattcaaattgaatttcatcTAACTTTAAACCTCTCGAGATATATACTAAGTTGATTCATTCAACCGACGCTGTTTCATCGTTAACAAATTCTCATAAATAACCTACACACCGACGACGAAAAAccgttttattaaaataaattacataagAGGTGCGAGGAGCTCCCTAATTCTCTCGTTGTCGTTAactcaaatttgaattttagttgGGACCCGAACGGCAAATACAACACAACCATTCATCAAAAGGCCGCAGTGTCCGAAAGCAATTCAGATTGTTTAAAACTCGTGGGAGAATATTCAGCCACTGAGCTATAGCTCAACAGGACCGTTGATGAAGTTACTTCCAAGTAATAGGAGTGTAATGGAAACTTCAAGTTGATAATAGTTCATAAAGTGTTTTTTCCTCTCAAAAGTCAGTGAAACAGCATCTTTATATCGGCATTTTTTATCGGCATTTTTGGGCGTGGTAAAATTGTTAAACgataatcaaaataatgtataCCGTAACcccatttttattgaaatattgggAGCTGCATCCATCCAcaagtaataattttaaaaaatctaggGTGCGTTTTTAAATTGACTCCCTATTTATAAAGAACAATAGATTTACTTGTTtcatatacaacaaaaaatgaaattgattaatGCAGCTTTTCCGTATATCATGTTTCTGGAAAAATGTGTTCAGATAAAATATGAGTATAATTTCTCCATTTTATACATTCTCAAACAATATACCTTTCTAGAACGTAAGAGTTAGAGCTTAATACTCGTCATTTCTTGTTTGTCAaatatattgtttgaaatttaattgaacTGTGGAGAAGCAAGTGCCAGCATAATTTTGATCgttttggttatattttggatagtatatatatatatatatatatatatatatatatatatatatatatatatatatatatataatagacCTATTGTAAATCCTTTGAAacgaaaaagattaaaaaaggGTACCACACGCTCTTGTCAAAATTCTTGAATTGTTACACTAGAATGTTCAGATGAAAATAACGTGAACCATCAACTTGGTTCCCCAATATTTTGAAGGAAACCTAGCAATTATCATTTCAATTGTTACTTTTGTCTTGAAGTATTTGGAGAAAAATTAAGGACATCGAGGtcagaaattgaaattaagtACAAACTATTGGTGATAAAATGGAACaggaataaaaataacaaacaaagaaaattacacaaaatagaaacgaaaaaAGACAAACAGATGTTATAAACTCAGAGACATTACAATTAAAACGATATACCTAGATatcataaaatgaatataataaaaatcaaatacattGAGAGAAAAACACAGTAAAAGAAATGTGgacaaaattttggaatataataataaatgttgtggaaaaaatatatataacagGAATAAACAGCATGTAACAATATATGAGAACAAATAAAAGATGTaatgaaagagaaaaaataaaaataaaggaaataccTAGCAGCTAGAGCATATTCACACTATGAGAAAAACCACGAGTAacgaatagaaataaaaatattagttaagaAGCAAAAACAGAAATCATGGCGAGAATTTGGGAACAGGATGAACAATGGACATCTATCTACTGTCCTTTGGAGCTAACATAAATACAAAGCAATTGATCATAGAAGAGCGCACTAATAAACAGTAAAGACACAAAAGGAGATGTAATTACAAACGAAAATGATGTCATAGAAACATGGGGACAATATGCTAGAGATATTTTAGAAGGAGAGGAAAAAAGCAACGATAAAAACCAAAAGGACTTAAGAGTAGCATAAACCCAAACCATAAAAGACGAAATAAGTTCAAAAGAAATACAACAGGAAATTCAGGAACTAACACTAAAGAAGGCATCAGGAATAGAGTAAATGACGAAATCTATGCTGAAATCGGCAAAAATAGGAATTAATGAAACATTAAACATTACactgaataaaataaatgacatAGGAAAAGAGCCAGAAATTTGGCAAGTGGGTTTGATCACAATATACAATATAGGTGACATATGGAACTGTAACAATCATAGAGGAATCATATTTCTAAGTACAGACAGCGAGATATATACGAGAATAATAGAAAACAGACTAAGAAGTCTAGAAAAATCATAGAAGACTCACAACAaggatttgaaacaaaaaaggaacaaaatataaaaactccATAGACAAATAAGTCAAAAAGGTCTAGAACAAGCATTCGAGAGAGTCAATATAAATGACATATGCAAAAACTTAGGATAGGatgttaattgaaatataagagATAGTATACCACATAGATGACTAAGTAATAATggcaaaaaatgagaaaacctTAAACTCAAACATAAAAGTATATACTGACAGTCTACAgataatatatatgaaaataagcGGACTCTAGTCTAATACGATAAGAATGAGCCTAGAATGACTATAACAAGAGAAATAAAGAGCAATTAAGCagatgaaatatatatttaacgCAATTGAAACACAGTTTctatccacaaaaaaaaaataccgaaacaaataaaaatggaaatatataaaaaaatgaatcataaCCATCTAACATGGATCAGAGACATGAATCCtcagaaagaaacaaaaaaagcgAGATATAAAATACCGAAATGAGATTTATAAGAAAGGAAGACAATAAATCAATATGCGACAAAAGAATAACATAATAAGAGAGAAAAAAGACATATGAGAGGAATTGGCCATTTCATGAGAATGAGCTATAGACTATGTTGTTAATTtacagtgggttttgggtttgtggttgcaaataaattgagtccaatcttgatcaatgttcgatttattgaacaggatttcaaagtgcgttcaaataacaataataacggaataacaatttcggagcacatttttctttcgcctttcttttcgcttttgtcactattacatgaaactgtcaaaaggtgcttatcgcctactaatttaataaaatcagaatacattagaatacataattaccaactttgactccatataaaacaaaagtatagtaTGAAGtaggatagggtcaaggttgggttgggttcgggtcagctgtcaattgatcaattctcaacactCCTCCTTGATCAATTTACAGCGAAGTGTCTCAAAAACTTTTCTGTTGAGTGCTTTTGTGAAAATGTCTGCAATCTGTTTGCTGCTCTCGACGTGTTGCAGTGTCATAGTGTTGCCGACGTGTTGCTGAATGTGTTTTCGTGGTATCTCAATGTGTCTCTTGCCTCTGGTTGTCTTTCCTTCGTGTGCATTCTGTAACATGTGAATCGCTGACATGTTGTCGATTTTCAGAGTGATCGGCTGATCACTTTCCAGGATACCAAGTTCCAGTGCGAGTCTCTTGATCCAGCACACATCTCCAATCACAGACACTGCGGTTCGGTACTCGGCATCTGCTGTTGAAGTCGCTACCAAACGCTGCTTCTGTGAGTACCAGACTACTGGTCCTCATCTCATCACCAATACTCCACTTGTCGACTTTCCTGTCTCAGGGTCTCTTCCGAAGTCTGAATCGGTGTATGCTACGAGTTCTTTGCCTCCTCCGAAGTAGATTCTTGCTGTCACTGTCTCTCTCAAGTACTGGAATACACGTTTCACCATAGCCTGATGGCTTTTCATGGGATTGTTGCAGAATCGACTGAGGTAGTTCACGGCGAAACTGATGTCTGGTCGAGATATTGTAGCGAGGTACAACAAACTCCCTATCGCCTCGCGATAGTTGTTCTTCGCCGGTAGTGCCTCGTCGTTCTTGAAATCTGTTTTCTTGGTGATCATTCCTTGCTCAATCGGTGTGGATGCTGGGTTGCACTGTTCGAGTTTCATCCTCCTCAAGATCTTCTCCGTGTACCGAGGCTGATTCCATCTTTGTCGACCTTGATTTCCATGCCCAAGTACGTCAACTTGTCCTGAACTTTCTCATTGTAAGTGATTTGAAACTCCTTGCTTATTTCCTTCAAAAGTCTCTATATTCTATTTTCATCTATCCCAATTATCAGTCCATCATCCACGAAGAGTGAGAGCATAATGATCTTGTCCTTGGTGTAGTAAATACACGGGTCGTCATCTGCGTTGATCAGGCCAACTTTCTTTACAAAGTGTGTAGTGACTCTCTCGTTCCACATCTTTGGGGCTTGCTTGAGTCCGTAAAGACTCTTATCCAACCTGCAAACTTCACCTGATCCATCGTCGAATCCTTCAGGCTGATTCATGTAGATGACTTGTTCCAGATTTCCATACAAGAATGCCGTTTTCACATCGAACGATACCAACTTCATTTTCTCTGACGCTGCGTGACTTAGTAGTAGTCGAATCGATGCATGGCGGGCTACTGGGCTGAATGTTTCCTTGTAGTCTACTCCTTCCTTCTGTTCAAATCCTCTGGCTACGAGTCTGGCCTTGTATCTTCCATCTGCTTTCTCTCGAAGTACCCACCGACGATAGGTTTCACTCCTTCAGGGCAGTCCACCAGTTCCCaagttttcatttccattaGCGAGTCGTACTCCTCCTGCATtgcttttctccacttttcatCTTTAAGTGCCTGACTCACCGGAATGTCTTCAGCTTCACCAATCATGGCTACTTTTGCGCTCATTCCTCCATGTCTGTTATTAAGTACATAGTCTTTAAGTCTCGATGGTGGTTGCAAAGTTCGAGGATCTCGCAAACTTCTCCTTCCTGGCTCTTCTTCTGGCGGTTGTGTCCCACTTTCGTTCTCAATTTCCTCTTCAGCACTGTCTCCAGTCGTCCAgttgtcttcttcttcgtctgacTCACTGctgctttcttctttcttctcaaATGTACCCTCTGTTGCCGATGTCTCAACTTCAGTGCCTTGCCCTATCATCTCCTCGTCGAAGATTACATTGTCTGAAGTAATGACCTCTCTTTTCTCTTTCATGTAAATCCTGTAACAGGGCGAATCAATGTCATAGCCAACCAGAATTCCCTTTtctgattttctatttattttgcctCTCTTTTGTGCTTGGGTCAGCACATAACATTCACAGCCAAAAGGTCGCAGTTTCTCAATCTTCATTTTCCTTCCAAACCACAATTCTGCTGGACTCTTTCCTGGTACGTTGCTGGTTCCTGTCTGGTTGATCGTGAAGATCACGTGGTTCATTGCCTCTGCCCATAGTTTCTCGTTCAATCCATCTTCATGTATCGCTGCCCTGGCTGCTTCCACAATAGTTCTCATTTCTCTTTCAACCCTTCCATTTTGCTCTGGCGTGTGTACATTCGTAAAGGTGTGAAATATTCCCAACTTGTCCATGAGTTCTTTCGTTTGTGCATTCTTCAGTTCCGTGCCGTTGTCCGATCTCAGGCTCTTCACTCTCCTTCCTAGTTGATTTTCTACAAGTCTCAGGTAGCTTGCAATCTTCTCAGGGGCCTCACTTTTCGTCTTCATGAAATAACAGCTTCGGTAGTGAGTGAAGTCGTCCTTCAACATGAGCCAATACTTTGCTCCTCCCAGGGATGGGATGTTCATCTCTCCAGTGTCGACATGAACAAGATCTAACGGCTGCTGGGCTGTCTTGGATCATTTTCAGTTGACAATTCCTCTGCCAAGTCCATGATCTCCATACAGTTCTCTATTGCTGACTTGCTCTCATCATACTCAAAGGTAAAGAATTTGATTCGGGACGTTTCTAAAGTTACATCAGTCTTTGTACCATATAAACTAACTAATTTGTCTATCATGTCTTTGGAAGTTTTACAATTAGCAATTTTGTTAGCTATCTTACTGTTTACATTTAAACCTATCAGTGTTTGAGCTTCGACATCCTTCTTTGTCCAAGCTGAAACAGTTGCATCTGACGCAGCACCTGCTGGCTGCTTCCACAATAGTTCTCATTTCTCTTTCAACCCTTCCATTTTGCTCTGGCGTGTGTACATTCGTAAAGGTGTGAAATATTCCCAACTTGTCCATGAGTTCTTTCGTTTGTGCATTCTTCAGTTCCGTGCCGTTGTCCGATCTCAGGCTCTTCACTCTCCTTCCTAGTTGATTTTCTACAAGTCTCAGGTAGCTTGCAATCTTCTCAGGGGCCTCACTTTTCGTCTTCATGAAATAACAGCTTCGGTAGTGAGTGAAGTCGTCCTTCAACATGAGCCAATACTTTGCTCCTCCCAGGGATGGGATGTTCATCTCTCCAGTGTCGACATGAACAAGATCTAACGGCTGCTGGGCTGTCTTGGATCATTTTCAGTTGACAATTCCTCTGCCAAGTCCATGATCTCCATACAGTTCTCTATTGCTGACTTGCTCTCATCATACTCAAAGGTAAAGAATTTGATTCGGGACGTTTCTAAAGTTACATCAGTCTTTGTACCATATAAACTAACTAATTTGTCTATCATGTCTTTGGAAGTTTTACAATTAGCAATTTTGTTAGCTATCTTACTGTTTACATTTAAACCTATCAGTGTTTGAGCTTCGACATCCTTCTTTGTCCAAGCTGAAACAGTTGCATCTGACGCAGCACCTGCTGGTCTGACTTTCGTGCCTGATACAATCTCAAACAGGACTTTGTTCTTAAGTGCTAGGTTTAATTTAAATCaccaagaaataaaattgacattccCCTGACTATCTTCACTTAACATCTCCAACTGAGATTTTACAGTATccattttgcatttaaattctACAATTTGACTGACttctgacattttttttttaaataaacaaaatgaatttacaatctTTCGTGGCGATTTTCTGACTTAAAACGACTTGCGTGTGCGTTGTTCAACGTTGACTTGCTGTGCGAGCCGGATGTGGTAGCCTGACTGCGTGTCGGTTCTGACGTTTTGATCTGCTTTCTGGACTTCGCCATCGTTTTCCTGgctttatttacaacaaaacccTTTTACAGCTgccctgggcccataacctgttgttaatttacagtgggttttgggtttgtagttgcaaataaattgagtccaatcttgatcaatgttcgatttattgaacaggatttcaaagtgcgttcaaataacaataataacggaataacaatttcggagcacgtttttctttcgcctttcttttcgcttgtgtcactattacatgaaactgtcaaaaggtgcttatcgcctactaatttaataaaatcagaatacattagaatacataattaccaactttgactctatataaaatatagtgTGAAGtaggatagggtcaaggttgggttgggttcgggtcagctgtcaattaaTCAATTCTCAACAGACTATTTATACGGAAGATAAGAGAGATCCAAGTTGGATCTGGATAGAAAAAATAGAGACGATGCGACGGGGCAAAAATAAGGAATAAGATGAAAggagataaaacaaaaaacggaataaaaaaataactcaacTCCAACAAGCCTTACACCTGAAAAGGTTTCAGGTATATGTTCCTAAACCTACTTTACATTCGTAATATCTTCCATGTACAGTTTGTCCCGATAATTCCAGTCgaaatattttagaagaagAATAAATGTGATGTTGatagtaaatttatttctagtGAGCCGGGTAATCAATCTCTTCAAGAAACTATTCCTTATTCAGTTGATCAAGCTCAATTAAGTGATGTTCATTGAAGATCTACAGTTGACAAGATTTAGATCAGAACTTGTTAGATCTCactatattgaaatttgtattacTATATACGAAAATCAACTTCCTGAATCCTGAAA
This DNA window, taken from Diorhabda sublineata isolate icDioSubl1.1 chromosome 4, icDioSubl1.1, whole genome shotgun sequence, encodes the following:
- the LOC130443001 gene encoding uncharacterized protein LOC130443001; the encoded protein is MKLEQCNPASTPIEQGMITKKTDFKNDEALPAKNNYREAIGSLLYLATISRPDISFAVNYLSRFCNNPMKSHQAMVKRVFQYLRETVTARIYFGGGKELVAYTDSDFGRDPETGKSTSGVLVMR